From the genome of Streptacidiphilus sp. PB12-B1b:
GCTCCAGGCCGGCGGCCCAGGGGGCGGCCAAAGCCTCGACGGGACGACCGAAGAAACCCGACGGGGAGTCTCCGGCCGGATCAGAACGCACGCCGCCCATGGACTCCGCCCCTTGGTAACCAGCCTATGCCGCAACTCGCACGCGTTGACGTCAGAGAGAGGCGGTTTCCCGCAGGTTCTCGACGGTGACGAAGGCGTCCTCGATGGTGACGAACGCGTCCTCGATGGTCACGAACGCGTCCGTGGTGACGAAGGCGTCCTCAATGGTCACGAAGGACTCCGTGGTCACGAAGGCGTCCTCGATCGTGACGAACGCGTCCGTGGTGACGAACGCGTCCTCGATCGTGACGAAGGAGTCCGTCGTCACGAAGGCGTCCTCGATGGTGACGAAGGACTCCGTGGTGACGAACGCGTCCTCGATGGTGACGAACGCGTCCTCGATGGTCACGAAGGCGTCCTCGATGGTCACGAAGGCGTCCTCGATGGTGACGAACGCGTCGGACACGTTCTCCGTCACCAGCGCGTCGGTGGCCGTCGTGCCGCCGGTGAAGGTGGCGCCGGTGTAGAGGGGGCCGGCCGGGTTGTCCATACCGAGCGGGCTCGGGGCGCCCGTGAGCCAGGCGTCGACGACTCGTTCGGTGTTGTGATTGATCATTGCTCTGCCTTCCGCGACGGTGTTTCGGGATGGTGGGAGTGCCTGAAACGTGACGCACATGACGCAGAATCCGCCCGGAATAGATACCGATAGGTACCCGCACGTCCGAACAGATGTGGACCTGGAGATGGCGTGGTTGCACGGTGCGGGAATACCAGAGGCGCAGTCGCACTGTATCAGCCGCTCGTTTGCCTCGAAAGGGGCTCTTTCCCGGAACGCCGGAGTCCGCAATGAAACACAGGCTTCACCGGAACGTCGGCCGGAACGTCGGCGGGAAATCGGCCCGCACAGCGCCGGGGCGCGCCGTCCCCGAATGGCGACGACACCGTTCGGCACCCCCTACCGCGCGTTCATCGACCGGCCACCTCTCTGCAACGAGCCGTGCACAACGGAGACTTGGCTGATACTCGCAGATCAGCAGCCGACCCCGAGAGCGATGCAATAGCGTATTCGAGAACGATCAGGAGCGGCAGAGCGTTTTTCGGT
Proteins encoded in this window:
- a CDS encoding DUF6229 family protein → MINHNTERVVDAWLTGAPSPLGMDNPAGPLYTGATFTGGTTATDALVTENVSDAFVTIEDAFVTIEDAFVTIEDAFVTIEDAFVTTESFVTIEDAFVTTDSFVTIEDAFVTTDAFVTIEDAFVTTESFVTIEDAFVTTDAFVTIEDAFVTIEDAFVTVENLRETASL